A genome region from Sediminispirochaeta bajacaliforniensis DSM 16054 includes the following:
- a CDS encoding glycine betaine ABC transporter substrate-binding protein: MKFTNKLLLALMAVTLVFAVSCSQKDEEATESASAESAAPAEEKTAELVYVNWAEGVAYTNLAKVVLEDKMGYDVTITATDVAPGYVSIAQGDKDAFMETWLPVLHKDYYDEYKDDIVDLGHVFEGTQSGLVVPAYMSIDKISELNSIKDDLGGKITGIDAGAGVMKTTEEVIDLYDLELSLMSSSGPAMAAALKDAYAKKEPIVVTGWTPHWMFGKWDLKFLQQDPDKTVWGKGNIHIMARKNIREDKPTLATFLSNMFFDEAQLGDLMVKIEESDDDIEVVARQWMNDHSDLIDSWIP; the protein is encoded by the coding sequence ATGAAGTTTACTAACAAATTGTTGCTTGCACTGATGGCCGTGACCCTCGTGTTTGCAGTCTCTTGCTCTCAGAAAGATGAGGAAGCTACCGAATCTGCTTCGGCGGAAAGCGCAGCCCCTGCCGAAGAAAAAACAGCTGAACTTGTGTACGTCAATTGGGCAGAGGGGGTTGCTTACACCAACCTTGCGAAGGTGGTGCTCGAGGATAAGATGGGTTATGACGTCACCATCACCGCCACCGATGTAGCCCCGGGGTATGTTTCCATTGCACAGGGAGACAAAGATGCCTTTATGGAGACATGGCTCCCGGTTCTTCATAAGGATTATTACGATGAGTACAAAGACGATATCGTAGATTTGGGACATGTCTTCGAAGGGACCCAAAGCGGTCTTGTTGTTCCTGCATACATGTCGATCGACAAGATCAGCGAGCTTAATTCCATTAAGGATGATCTCGGCGGCAAGATTACCGGTATCGATGCCGGGGCCGGTGTTATGAAGACCACCGAAGAGGTTATTGATCTTTACGATCTCGAACTCAGTCTTATGTCTTCCAGTGGCCCCGCGATGGCGGCCGCTTTAAAGGATGCCTATGCAAAAAAAGAGCCGATCGTCGTTACCGGCTGGACCCCGCACTGGATGTTCGGAAAGTGGGATCTGAAGTTTCTACAGCAGGACCCGGATAAAACGGTATGGGGAAAAGGTAATATCCATATTATGGCCCGCAAAAACATCCGCGAAGATAAGCCTACCCTTGCCACATTTCTATCAAATATGTTTTTTGATGAGGCTCAGCTTGGAGACCTGATGGTCAAAATTGAAGAGTCTGACGACGATATCGAAGTTGTTGCACGTCAGTGGATGAACGATCATTCCGACCTCATTGATAGTTGGATTCCATAA
- a CDS encoding TolC family protein: protein MRKRMATGVIMFTMFSLMQLSAETLSLDKEKCIALALKNNTGLLEKAISLQISERSAKNSWNLLLPDVSTSLSLSSSSSYADDDTDLTKLGVSPGLSLTYTVSPGLKESMRQLQINLEGSQISYDDAVLQLKMNVESEFYYLLTSRGNLEIQKNDIELAQRRYEQVREKFRNGLVPELDVLQERVNVANLKPTYSSLKAAYQNRLKEFLVVLGLDPSQEVSLEGSLDVDAYELDALQLVEQYLANRSDIKAQQNSLELLESSLRYSRKTGHLPSISLSATVSEDYSKPFSSGTWQDFSQETGLAFSIGVSLGLDNYIPGSSTDLEIKELEDSIKKAQLSLDQLIQDARLEIINVVNSINTDRENIELSKLNLELSEKSYAMTEESFSRGKSDRITLDDAQQDLLTARQNLLDSQYDYMSDLITLRGALGIESLDELNKADKE, encoded by the coding sequence ATGAGAAAACGTATGGCCACGGGGGTAATCATGTTTACGATGTTTTCCCTCATGCAGCTTTCGGCGGAAACCCTTTCTCTCGACAAAGAGAAGTGTATTGCCCTTGCTCTTAAGAACAATACCGGACTCCTGGAAAAGGCCATCTCTCTCCAAATCTCCGAGCGCAGTGCGAAAAATAGCTGGAACCTCCTTTTACCCGATGTTTCAACTTCTCTTTCGCTGAGTAGTTCTTCGAGCTACGCTGATGATGATACGGATTTGACAAAGCTTGGAGTAAGTCCGGGGCTTTCATTGACCTATACTGTTTCTCCCGGGCTCAAGGAGTCGATGAGGCAGCTTCAAATTAACTTGGAAGGTTCTCAAATCAGTTATGATGATGCCGTTTTACAGCTCAAGATGAATGTAGAGAGCGAATTCTATTATCTCCTCACTAGTCGGGGAAATCTTGAGATACAGAAGAACGATATTGAACTTGCTCAGCGAAGATATGAGCAGGTTCGGGAAAAATTTAGAAATGGTCTGGTTCCTGAATTGGATGTCCTTCAGGAGCGGGTTAATGTTGCGAATTTGAAACCCACCTATAGTTCTCTTAAAGCCGCATATCAGAATCGCTTAAAGGAATTCCTGGTAGTTCTCGGACTTGACCCCTCTCAAGAGGTTTCCCTGGAAGGTTCCCTCGATGTTGATGCCTATGAGTTGGACGCCCTTCAATTGGTTGAGCAGTACCTTGCGAATCGATCGGATATCAAGGCTCAGCAAAATAGTTTAGAACTGCTTGAAAGTTCACTTCGTTACTCTCGGAAGACCGGACATTTACCATCGATCTCTCTTTCTGCCACTGTGTCGGAAGATTATTCCAAGCCGTTTTCTTCCGGCACGTGGCAGGATTTTTCCCAGGAAACCGGACTTGCGTTTTCAATCGGAGTTTCCTTGGGTTTGGATAATTATATTCCCGGTTCATCTACGGATCTGGAAATCAAAGAACTTGAAGATTCTATAAAAAAGGCCCAGCTCTCTCTTGATCAATTGATTCAGGACGCCCGTCTGGAGATTATCAATGTCGTTAATTCGATCAATACGGATCGTGAGAATATCGAGCTTTCCAAGTTGAATCTGGAGTTATCGGAAAAATCCTACGCGATGACCGAAGAAAGTTTTTCACGTGGAAAAAGCGACCGTATTACCCTTGATGATGCTCAGCAGGATCTTTTGACCGCTCGGCAAAACCTTCTTGACAGCCAATATGATTACATGAGTGATCTTATTACGTTGCGCGGAGCCCTTGGTATTGAATCTCTGGATGAGTTGAACAAAGCGGATAAGGAGTGA
- a CDS encoding quaternary amine ABC transporter ATP-binding protein encodes MEHEVKIKIENLYKIFGPNPKRVFPLLEQGRTKEEILKKSGCVVAVNDVSFEIGKRETFVIMGLSGSGKSTLIRCLNRLINPTAGRILIDGENILDMDKEQLRKVRRYTLSMVFQHFGLLPHRTVLENVEFGLEISGMDKKTRREKAFSSLDLVGLKGYEKSMPDELSGGMQQRVGLARALANDPEVLLMDEAFSALDPLIRTQMQDELLSLQAKMHKTIVFITHDLDEALKLGDRILILGPGGVIRQIGTPEEILSDPADDYVKAFVQNVDKTKIITVSSIMRNAQVVNIDKDGPGTATRLMEKASMDRIGVVDSDRKLLGIVKIDDTVRLQKQKIKSLESILVDQVYTTHPATPISELLSVAFNSEYPIAVIDDDGVFHGAVDRGAIIAEVSDENDDGGPVFLSEFIEQNGNGGEDI; translated from the coding sequence ATGGAACACGAGGTAAAGATTAAAATTGAGAATCTTTACAAAATTTTTGGTCCGAACCCCAAACGGGTTTTTCCCCTCCTTGAGCAGGGACGGACAAAAGAGGAGATTCTCAAAAAAAGCGGCTGTGTCGTTGCTGTCAACGATGTCAGCTTTGAAATTGGAAAGAGGGAGACCTTTGTCATTATGGGGCTTTCGGGAAGTGGTAAATCAACGCTTATCCGTTGCCTGAATCGTCTGATAAATCCCACGGCAGGAAGGATTCTGATCGATGGGGAAAATATTCTCGATATGGACAAAGAACAGTTGCGGAAGGTCCGAAGGTATACCCTCTCGATGGTTTTTCAGCATTTTGGCCTGCTTCCGCATCGAACAGTGCTTGAAAATGTGGAATTCGGACTCGAAATCAGTGGTATGGACAAAAAAACCAGGCGGGAGAAGGCCTTCTCTTCTCTGGACCTGGTAGGTTTAAAAGGCTACGAAAAGAGTATGCCCGACGAGCTTTCCGGTGGTATGCAGCAGCGGGTCGGGCTTGCCAGGGCCCTTGCAAACGATCCTGAAGTGCTTCTGATGGATGAGGCCTTCAGCGCTCTGGATCCTCTTATCAGGACACAGATGCAGGATGAGCTTTTAAGTCTTCAGGCTAAGATGCATAAGACCATCGTTTTTATCACTCACGATCTTGATGAGGCCCTCAAACTTGGCGACCGTATACTCATTCTTGGTCCCGGAGGTGTTATCAGACAGATTGGAACTCCGGAAGAAATTCTTTCCGATCCCGCAGATGATTATGTAAAGGCATTCGTTCAGAACGTGGATAAGACAAAGATTATCACCGTCTCTTCGATTATGCGAAACGCGCAAGTCGTGAATATCGATAAAGATGGACCCGGAACTGCAACTCGTTTGATGGAAAAGGCTTCCATGGATCGTATCGGTGTTGTTGATTCGGATAGGAAATTGCTTGGTATTGTGAAGATCGATGATACGGTGCGTCTCCAGAAACAGAAGATAAAAAGCCTGGAATCGATTCTTGTTGATCAGGTGTACACCACACATCCGGCAACTCCGATATCGGAGTTGCTTTCGGTGGCTTTCAATTCAGAATATCCCATTGCCGTGATCGACGATGATGGGGTTTTCCATGGAGCCGTGGATAGAGGTGCGATTATCGCCGAGGTGAGCGACGAAAACGACGACGGTGGTCCTGTCTTCCTCAGTGAGTTCATTGAACAGAACGGAAACGGAGGAGAGGACATATGA
- the mnmA gene encoding tRNA 2-thiouridine(34) synthase MnmA encodes MTNTHNDAVVIALSGGVDSSVAAWMLSRQSGRVFGATHYIQDDSPCCNTKTIYRARVICRDLGIPYRLLDMRSSFRQSVVDPFVETYRRAETPNPCVRCNERLRFGDFYHQVRRLLVEEGALRETERPRIATGHYARTAVVDGVTYIRKGVDPSKDQSYMLYRIPRDVLPHVCFPLGEYTKKEVVEIALRENLPTKSIKESQDICFADGGYIDFLRNRLGTEFVDRPGDLVDSSGKRLGQHRGYLHYTIGQRQGLGLGDGPWYVSQIDGDANRVVVARKGEFGTRRFSLSEVIWDLPDAPPFECMVKIRYNSGEVPCRVEGLSESGSLLVQLEEPASVTPGQSAVFYRDDLVIGGGIIDR; translated from the coding sequence ATGACCAATACACACAACGATGCTGTGGTTATCGCTCTTAGCGGCGGTGTCGATTCCAGCGTTGCCGCCTGGATGCTATCCAGACAGTCAGGCAGGGTCTTCGGTGCCACTCACTACATACAGGACGACTCTCCCTGCTGCAATACCAAGACGATTTATCGGGCCCGGGTAATCTGCAGAGACCTCGGTATTCCTTATCGCCTGCTGGACATGCGAAGTTCCTTCCGGCAAAGTGTTGTTGATCCCTTTGTGGAAACGTATCGCCGTGCAGAGACCCCAAATCCCTGCGTTCGCTGTAATGAACGGCTTCGTTTCGGCGATTTTTATCATCAGGTTCGCAGGCTTCTCGTCGAGGAGGGGGCCCTTCGTGAAACTGAGAGGCCGCGGATCGCCACTGGCCACTATGCCCGAACCGCGGTGGTGGACGGGGTTACCTATATTCGCAAGGGGGTTGATCCCTCCAAGGACCAGTCTTATATGCTTTACCGAATTCCAAGGGATGTTCTTCCCCATGTCTGTTTTCCCCTTGGTGAATATACAAAAAAAGAGGTGGTGGAGATTGCCCTCCGTGAAAACCTCCCGACCAAGAGCATAAAGGAGAGTCAGGACATTTGCTTTGCCGACGGCGGTTATATCGATTTCCTTCGCAACCGTCTTGGAACCGAATTTGTTGATCGTCCGGGGGACCTTGTGGATAGTTCCGGCAAGCGGCTGGGGCAGCATCGCGGCTATCTGCATTACACCATTGGTCAAAGGCAAGGGCTTGGCCTAGGGGATGGACCGTGGTATGTTTCGCAAATTGATGGTGATGCCAATAGGGTCGTTGTCGCCCGTAAAGGGGAGTTCGGTACCCGACGTTTTAGCCTTTCCGAGGTGATCTGGGATCTCCCTGATGCTCCTCCTTTCGAATGCATGGTTAAAATACGCTATAACTCAGGAGAAGTCCCCTGCCGGGTCGAGGGATTGTCTGAGTCCGGTTCGCTTCTGGTTCAGCTGGAAGAGCCTGCCTCCGTCACTCCCGGCCAGTCAGCCGTCTTTTATCGGGATGATTTGGTGATCGGCGGCGGAATCATCGACCGATAG
- the topA gene encoding type I DNA topoisomerase produces MDGKTLVIVESPTKARTIKRFLPKNFIVEASVGHVRDLPQSASDIPKELKKEEWGRLGIDIDNQFRPLYVIPRGKGKIIRELKKRIKEVDLVLLATDEDREGESISWHLTEVLQPKVPVKRMVFHEITKKAIERALENERAIDMDLVNAQETRRILDRLYGYTLSPLIWKKIAYGLSAGRVQSPGLRLIVQRERERISFVKSVYWDIKAELFPEDEKKSFEAKLESIDGSRIAGGKDFDPATGKLLPNKKNVVVVDEATARSLEKELSDVQWAVSELSEKHSKTRPAPPFITSTLQQEGNRKLRMSARETMRTAQRLYEQGFITYMRTDSPTLSTEALQGARSAVQELYGKEYLSEAPRQYAAKSKGAQEAHEAIRPAGDRFRHPDETGLSGREKSLYTLIWKRTLACQMAEARKVSVTAKIDAGRTRFSATGTRIEFPGFIRVYVEGKDDPEAALDDKETFLPPLVEGQELSLKGLEGLVHETKPPARFTEATLVRELESLGIGRPSTYATIINTLFERQYVRKQGNALVPTFTGFAVVQLLERHFQEMIEYSFTSDMEAALDQIAVGKRDRLDYLTSFYLGDSGLKTRVEHREKAIKPEESRTIDLPHITEGIKVGKYGPYLVQHHDGEEIHASIPEDIAPADLREEEIQELIRAQKNGPEPLGSDPESGEPVYCLTGRYGPYVQLGEKSDENPKPKRAAVPKGVKPSEVSLELALQRLSLPRLLGINPETGKEVLVNDGRFGPYVLHDGEFRSLKKDDDLFTIGLDRALEILAEPKRGRGGVSVLKDFGAIADGGRKVAVYDGKYGPYIKCGAKNIRLPDDKREKEAIEKLSSEEVLEIITTASKAKGKK; encoded by the coding sequence ATGGACGGAAAAACATTGGTAATTGTCGAGTCGCCTACGAAGGCCCGCACGATAAAACGCTTTCTTCCAAAAAATTTCATTGTCGAAGCAAGCGTCGGTCATGTTCGTGATCTTCCTCAATCAGCATCAGATATTCCAAAAGAGTTAAAAAAGGAGGAATGGGGGCGTCTCGGTATCGATATCGATAATCAATTCCGTCCCTTGTATGTCATCCCCCGGGGAAAGGGCAAGATTATCCGCGAGCTAAAGAAGCGGATCAAAGAGGTTGATCTTGTGCTGCTTGCCACCGATGAAGATCGTGAGGGAGAGAGCATATCGTGGCATCTCACCGAGGTGCTGCAGCCCAAGGTACCGGTGAAGCGCATGGTTTTTCATGAGATTACCAAAAAGGCGATTGAACGGGCATTGGAGAATGAACGCGCCATCGATATGGACCTGGTCAATGCCCAGGAAACCCGACGTATTCTTGATCGTCTCTACGGCTATACGCTGAGTCCCCTTATCTGGAAGAAAATCGCCTATGGCCTTTCTGCCGGTCGGGTTCAGAGCCCCGGCCTGCGTCTCATTGTTCAAAGGGAACGGGAGCGAATTTCCTTTGTGAAGTCTGTATATTGGGATATAAAGGCTGAACTTTTTCCTGAGGATGAAAAGAAGAGTTTCGAGGCGAAACTTGAATCCATCGACGGCAGCAGAATTGCCGGAGGTAAAGACTTCGATCCTGCCACTGGTAAGCTGCTGCCAAATAAAAAGAATGTTGTCGTTGTTGATGAAGCCACTGCCCGAAGCCTGGAAAAGGAGCTTTCCGATGTCCAGTGGGCCGTCTCCGAGCTCTCGGAGAAGCATTCCAAGACACGGCCTGCACCTCCCTTTATCACCAGTACCCTTCAGCAGGAGGGAAACCGGAAACTGCGAATGTCCGCACGGGAGACCATGCGCACCGCTCAACGGCTCTATGAGCAGGGCTTTATCACCTACATGAGAACCGACTCTCCGACCCTTAGTACCGAGGCCCTCCAGGGGGCTCGTAGCGCGGTCCAGGAGCTTTATGGAAAGGAGTATCTCTCTGAGGCTCCTCGTCAGTATGCTGCAAAATCCAAGGGGGCGCAGGAGGCCCATGAGGCAATTCGCCCGGCTGGAGATCGTTTCCGTCATCCCGATGAAACGGGCCTTTCCGGCAGGGAAAAATCCCTGTACACCTTGATTTGGAAGCGGACCCTTGCCTGTCAGATGGCAGAGGCACGAAAGGTTTCTGTCACTGCAAAGATCGATGCCGGACGGACGCGGTTTTCGGCAACCGGAACGAGAATCGAGTTTCCCGGATTTATTCGCGTCTACGTAGAAGGTAAGGATGATCCCGAAGCGGCTCTCGACGACAAAGAGACGTTTCTTCCTCCTCTGGTCGAGGGACAGGAACTTAGCCTGAAGGGGCTTGAGGGGCTTGTCCATGAGACCAAGCCCCCAGCCCGCTTTACCGAAGCTACCCTGGTGCGGGAGCTTGAAAGTCTTGGGATCGGCCGGCCCTCTACCTATGCCACCATCATCAACACCCTGTTTGAGCGACAATATGTGCGTAAGCAGGGAAATGCACTGGTTCCCACCTTTACCGGTTTTGCCGTTGTGCAGCTCCTTGAGCGCCATTTCCAGGAAATGATCGAATATAGCTTTACAAGCGACATGGAAGCTGCGCTCGACCAGATTGCCGTGGGAAAGCGAGACAGGCTTGACTACTTGACCTCCTTTTATTTGGGGGATTCCGGACTGAAAACGCGGGTCGAGCATCGTGAAAAGGCGATCAAACCCGAGGAGTCGCGTACCATCGACTTGCCGCATATCACGGAAGGAATCAAGGTCGGTAAATATGGCCCCTACCTTGTGCAGCATCATGATGGTGAAGAGATCCATGCCTCCATTCCGGAAGATATCGCCCCTGCGGATCTCCGTGAAGAGGAGATCCAGGAGTTGATTCGGGCCCAGAAAAACGGACCGGAACCCCTTGGCAGCGACCCGGAAAGCGGTGAACCTGTCTATTGCCTGACCGGTAGGTACGGCCCTTATGTCCAGCTTGGTGAAAAGAGCGACGAGAATCCCAAGCCCAAACGTGCGGCTGTTCCTAAGGGGGTAAAGCCTTCGGAGGTGAGTCTTGAACTTGCTCTGCAGCGCCTAAGTCTCCCGCGACTCCTCGGCATCAACCCCGAAACCGGTAAAGAGGTTTTGGTGAACGACGGCCGTTTCGGGCCCTATGTCCTCCATGACGGAGAATTTCGTTCATTGAAGAAAGATGACGATCTTTTTACGATAGGCCTTGATCGGGCCCTCGAAATCCTTGCCGAACCGAAGCGGGGTAGGGGAGGAGTTTCCGTTCTGAAGGATTTTGGAGCCATTGCTGATGGAGGACGCAAGGTTGCCGTATACGACGGAAAGTACGGACCATATATTAAATGCGGTGCAAAGAACATTCGGCTTCCGGATGACAAACGAGAGAAAGAGGCGATCGAAAAACTTTCTTCGGAAGAGGTCCTTGAAATTATCACCACGGCTTCTAAGGCCAAGGGGAAAAAGTAG
- a CDS encoding efflux RND transporter periplasmic adaptor subunit: METKKGDRIIQIILLLIIAAGFAGIALILKGSGAASGQKGGMPGGQGAGGASTAQQKSSDESGESSTVAVEAEYAARQTVSQFIRVNGDVISDVSVDIYPDVAGKIVVRNVDPGNFVKKGDVVAIVDPSVPGEFYSRSPIPSTISGTITDVNVNVGDTVSTSTSVAVVGDLTKLSLITYVPERYITYLKLGLHAEVFFEAFPDTVFDAGVVQLNPVVDNESRSMEVKLEIVNQDSRIRAGMFASMKLITRESRDCIAVPSDAVSNYYDDSVVYVVKDDNSVERRVVSLGLKSDEMVEVLSGLSENELVVTQGVSSVTDGSPVRMVNDPDAVEE, encoded by the coding sequence ATGGAGACGAAAAAAGGCGATCGGATAATTCAGATCATACTCTTGTTGATAATAGCTGCAGGTTTTGCAGGTATCGCATTGATACTTAAAGGCTCTGGTGCCGCTTCAGGACAAAAAGGCGGCATGCCGGGAGGCCAAGGTGCAGGTGGCGCGTCTACTGCACAGCAGAAATCTTCAGATGAATCGGGAGAATCTTCCACGGTCGCCGTTGAGGCCGAATATGCCGCAAGACAGACTGTGAGTCAGTTTATTCGTGTAAATGGTGATGTCATAAGCGATGTTTCGGTCGATATCTATCCGGATGTGGCCGGCAAGATCGTCGTGCGAAACGTTGATCCCGGCAATTTCGTGAAAAAGGGCGATGTGGTTGCCATCGTTGACCCCTCGGTTCCCGGCGAATTTTACAGCCGAAGTCCGATTCCGTCGACGATTTCAGGGACGATTACCGATGTGAATGTGAATGTCGGAGACACCGTTTCCACTTCCACCTCGGTGGCCGTCGTTGGTGATCTTACGAAACTATCCCTTATAACCTATGTGCCCGAACGATACATTACCTATCTCAAATTGGGGCTTCACGCAGAGGTCTTTTTCGAAGCCTTTCCTGACACGGTTTTCGATGCCGGGGTTGTTCAGCTTAATCCCGTCGTAGATAACGAATCCCGTTCCATGGAAGTCAAACTCGAAATAGTCAATCAGGATTCCCGTATTCGAGCCGGAATGTTTGCTTCGATGAAACTCATCACCAGGGAAAGCCGTGATTGTATCGCGGTCCCGTCCGACGCTGTTTCAAACTATTACGATGATTCCGTTGTATATGTCGTCAAGGACGATAATAGTGTGGAGCGCCGGGTGGTAAGCCTGGGACTGAAATCGGATGAAATGGTCGAGGTCCTTTCGGGCCTTTCCGAAAATGAACTTGTAGTTACCCAGGGAGTCTCTTCCGTAACCGATGGTTCTCCTGTGCGGATGGTCAACGATCCGGATGCCGTGGAGGAATAG
- a CDS encoding alpha/beta hydrolase: MTEHNESIQGFDGGNRLLRIWSAESFERKAPKGIIFISHGYAEHSGRYRGLAEVLTSSGFKVVAHDHYGHGQSGGKRADIPRFECYLDDLMLVIRSQEKETPGLPVILLGHSMGGAIVTAFACRHPDKIDALILSGAAIRNEAGASLPLRWGATVLAAWAPNMGVRPFDTAGISRDTHVVEAYVADPLVYTGPMKARMGREMLRISKLTSAEKLARVRVPALILHGSADRIVDPGCSRLLLKGLGSTDKRLEIFDGLYHEILNEPEKQKVFATISIWLAEHF, from the coding sequence ATGACAGAACATAATGAATCGATACAGGGGTTCGACGGAGGAAACCGGCTTCTTCGTATCTGGTCGGCAGAATCCTTCGAAAGGAAGGCCCCAAAGGGGATTATTTTTATTTCCCACGGCTATGCCGAACATTCGGGACGATACCGAGGACTTGCCGAAGTGCTCACCTCATCAGGTTTCAAGGTTGTAGCCCATGACCATTACGGGCACGGACAATCCGGCGGAAAGCGGGCGGATATTCCTCGTTTTGAATGCTACCTCGACGACCTGATGTTGGTCATACGATCTCAGGAGAAGGAAACGCCCGGGCTTCCTGTTATTCTGCTCGGACACAGCATGGGAGGCGCCATTGTAACAGCCTTTGCCTGCCGTCACCCCGACAAGATCGATGCACTTATTCTCTCCGGCGCTGCAATACGCAACGAGGCAGGGGCCTCCCTTCCCTTACGATGGGGTGCAACGGTACTTGCGGCTTGGGCACCGAATATGGGTGTGCGCCCTTTCGATACAGCAGGAATCAGCAGAGACACTCATGTCGTAGAGGCCTATGTGGCGGACCCACTGGTCTATACCGGTCCCATGAAGGCGCGGATGGGCAGGGAAATGTTGAGGATATCCAAACTAACGAGTGCGGAGAAACTGGCGCGAGTTAGGGTGCCTGCCCTTATCCTGCACGGAAGTGCAGACAGAATCGTCGACCCCGGATGCAGCAGATTGCTGCTTAAGGGCCTGGGATCAACGGACAAGAGACTGGAAATTTTCGACGGCTTATACCACGAAATTCTCAACGAACCGGAAAAACAAAAGGTCTTCGCCACCATCTCCATCTGGCTGGCAGAACACTTCTGA
- a CDS encoding ABC transporter permease, translated as MILETLRDILDVGGWFETIIDWMTLHWDGFFDGVSAIVQAVLSAFLAVFSFPPPIVLVLLLAVLAWLLVSRGAGILSFIGFSLIWIMGLWGETMETLSLVVTSVILALLIAVPVGIWSSKKDTVQRIVRPVLDFMQTLPAFVYLIPAVLFFKLGPVPGVVATLIFAMPPSVRLTNLGIRQVPKEIKEAAKSFGATSHQMLLKAELPVALPTILAGVNQTIMLALSMVVIAGMIGAGGLGNEVLKGITQLKIDQGFEGGIAIVILAMYLDRVTQALGKVAGTRRR; from the coding sequence ATGATATTGGAGACGTTACGAGATATTTTGGATGTCGGTGGATGGTTCGAGACTATTATCGATTGGATGACCCTCCATTGGGACGGCTTTTTCGACGGCGTAAGTGCTATTGTTCAAGCTGTTCTAAGTGCGTTCTTGGCCGTCTTCTCTTTTCCGCCACCGATTGTTTTGGTTCTTTTGCTTGCGGTCCTTGCCTGGTTGCTTGTTAGTCGTGGTGCAGGAATCCTGAGCTTTATTGGGTTTTCTCTTATCTGGATCATGGGCTTATGGGGGGAAACTATGGAAACCCTCTCCCTCGTGGTGACCTCCGTCATCCTTGCTTTGCTCATTGCTGTACCGGTTGGAATTTGGTCTTCGAAAAAGGATACGGTACAGCGTATTGTGCGCCCCGTCCTTGACTTTATGCAGACCCTGCCGGCCTTTGTCTACCTGATTCCAGCCGTACTTTTTTTCAAGCTTGGGCCGGTTCCCGGTGTCGTTGCCACGTTGATTTTTGCCATGCCTCCTTCGGTTCGACTTACCAACCTCGGTATCCGCCAGGTCCCCAAGGAGATTAAGGAGGCTGCCAAAAGCTTTGGGGCCACAAGCCATCAAATGCTTCTTAAGGCGGAACTACCGGTAGCCCTTCCCACCATCCTTGCCGGGGTGAATCAGACCATCATGCTGGCCCTTTCCATGGTAGTCATCGCCGGTATGATCGGTGCCGGAGGCCTTGGAAATGAGGTTCTTAAGGGCATTACACAGTTAAAAATTGATCAGGGTTTTGAAGGGGGAATTGCCATAGTCATACTCGCAATGTACCTCGACAGGGTAACCCAGGCACTTGGAAAAGTCGCCGGCACTCGTCGGCGTTAA